CGGCGGTGACCTTCACGACCGGATCGGCTCCCTCCGGAACCCCGCTGAGCGAATCGGATCTTGCGACCGCCCTCGGCGCGACGCCGGTTACCGTGGGGGTCGGGGCGCAGACGATCACCCTCAACAATCTTATCGGCACGGCGGCGCTGCAACGGACCGTCTGCACCGGCCCGGTGATGAGCAACTGGATCTATCTGCAGGTCGTGCCGGGAAATGCCCAGTTGAGTGTCTGGTTCGACGTACGTCTGTTCAACGACAATTCCGTCGAGATTTTTCCGTGGGTGGAAAACGGTTGGCTCGATCCGGCCAGCGCGCTGGGTACCGACACCGATTACAGCCTGCTTTTCACCGTAAAGGTGGGGGCGAACCAAGTGTTCACGCAGACGCTCGACGTCTGCAATCACACGCGTGTGCCGTTGGTCAGCGGTACGGCTACGCAGTGCAGCTATTGGGTGGGGACCAACCCGCAGTTCGTACCCCAGCACGATACGGCATATCTGATGGCGACCAAGCTGGTTCCGAACTACCCGTTCGGCATCAGTTCGACCACGCCGTACATGTTCACGGAAGCGTATGCACCGAACTCCCTCGGCGATGTCAATCCGGCGATGGCGAGCACCGGATACGAAACCTTCATCGGCATCCTGCCCGAGTGGTGCGCGCTGCACCTGGCAGGAGGTGCCGATCCGCGCGCATACAACTATGTCATCGCCAACGGCTTGGCTTCCGGATCCTGGTCGGTGCATTATCGGGACAATACGACTCCGGCGAATCAGATTCCCTACGACGTGCCGACGTTCATTGCCTACCCGAACGTTTCAATCAGTTGGGGAGGAACACCGACGATCCCTTCCAGCACCGGTAACGTCAATCAGACTGGCGGCATTCCGGCGGCTCCGGACCGGGCACATCAGCCGTCCCTCGCCTACTATCCATGGCTTCTGAGTGCCCGATGGTTCTTTCTTGAGGAACTGCTGTTCTGGAATTTCTGGAGCTACCTGCGCTCTGATTACGCAACGCGCAACGGCAATACGAATACCGGCGCGAGTTACGTATTGTTCGATGGCCAGATCCGGGCGCGTGGCTGGTGCTTCCGCACACTGGCCCAGGCGTTGTCGGCGGTTCCCGCCACGCACTCCAGCTACCAGAGTCTCGTCAACTCGTGGGCAGCGAACATGTCGTCATACCGTGCCCGATACGTCGACGGAACGCTGTCCGGTGGAACATGGAAGAACGATCTGGGATGTTTGGGCCTCTATTCGGGAAATGGTACGGGGTCCTCGCCTTATGGCACCAACGGGGGCAGTACCACCTTCTGGTGGGATGCCCCCTGGATGCAGGCGACGATCATCATGTCGCTGGGCTACGCGTGGGATCTCGGCCTGCCGACCATGAATGACGCGCAGGCGAAGTCCGATCACCAGACAGTACGGGATTTTGGCTATTCGCAGGTGGTGGGACGCGCGGGGCCGCCCAACACCGCCGGGGCGTGGGACTATCGGAATTTTTCGCAGTACGTGATGCCGTTTTCCTACCCGGCAAGTTCGGCGCCCGGAACCTGGCTTCCCAACTGGGGAGCCGCCTATCCCGTCTACGAAGAATATGGCGGCGGGAATTTCTCGGTGTTGCCGGCGCTGCAGCCGGGTGACACGACCATTTACTACGGCACGACCCCCTTGGCAAGTGATGGCAGTAGCTGGACGACGTCATCCGGAACGTGTTTTCAGATGGTGGCCTTGAGTTATGCGGTGGATCACGGCGCGACCGGTGCCGCGACCGGATGGCAGCGCATCGTCACCAGTGCGAGCTTCTCCAATGCGATGACTGGGAGCAACGGCTATCCGACCAATCCGCTGTGGGCCATCTACCCCCGCAACCCACCGCCCTGACCCGAGGTCGTTGACAATGGCTGCTTGCGGATTTCGTTATTCAAAAGTAGCCCGCATCAGTTCTCCGAAAGTACCGCTTGTAGCGTATGCAAGCGGTCAAACTGGTCACGATGCGTAAGGCCCGCCGTTGCGATCCAGTCCTGGTCCGGCAGTATGGATGCAATTTCCGCTGGAAGGCGAGGCGGCTTCGCGGAACCGTTCCGGCGGATCAGCCGGCGCAGCACGGCCGAGTGCTTGCGCAGGACAACCGGCCGGGCGAGGGTCTCGATGGCCTTCAGGCGATGGACAAAGCTTGGTCCATTTGCAAATTCGAAGCCATATGCGCTGGGGCCGGACGCCACTCTTGGTGAAAGCCGCTTGATCATTTCCGCCTCCAGCGCTCCGAAGTTTTTCCACTTCATCGGCAGGGCGGCAGTCAGTGCAACCAGTTTCGGGTGCGGGAGCGGGGTTAGGAATGCGCCGTAGCGGGCGGAAACCGAATTGTTGCGGCCCATCCAGTAGCGCAGCCGGAAGAGGGAATACACCAGTTCGACTTCCGCACGCGCCAGCGGAGAGTTCCGCGCGGCATCGGAGCCGGACTCGCGTCCGAGACATTCCAGCATGCCGTCCTCCATCGCGTGCGACAACCGTATCCGATCATCTGCGTCCGGAATCGCGTCGGGTAGCCAATTTGAATAGAAAACCGACGCCAAGGCCGACGCCGAATACCGTCTATCGGGCAGATAAAAGAAGTTGCGAAAGACCTCCCCGCCGCCCCCGTTGAGGTTCAGGCGCCCGCCCTGCACCTGGAGTAGACGCGTCTGCCGGTCCGCACCTGCATCGAAGACGCCGTCGACCGGGATTCCGTCAAAGAATGAGAGATTGGAAGTGAGGAGTTCCGCGCCGAACTGCGGTTGCCCCGCATTGATGACGCCTTTATCAATGCATTCGATAGCCGTTCCGAGGTTCTTCGCAATGACCGACGCGATCTGAACGTCGATGTCTCCAGGCGCACCATATACGTACAGCTTCGGCTCGACCCCTAGCCCGTCGAGCGCGGCCAGCATCAGGCGCGAGTCGAAGCCGCCCGATAGCGCCATACCGATATCGGCCCCATAGGCGTCGACCATCGAGCGGAAATCGTCCCGGATGGCGGTGGACAGGAGCTCCAGGGCCTCGCCGCGATTGCGCGGCAGGTTGGCGACGGATCGCCATCGCGTCACCGGCCACGAAGTGTGTGGCACGGAGGGACTCAGTGCGGTGGCGCGTGCGGGGTCCGCGATCCGGATGCCGCGAATCGGCGTTTCCAGGCCGTGGTTGGCACCGAAAAGAACGTACTCCTGGGCGCGTAGCCGGTTTACCTTGCGTGTGGCCAAGGCGGACCGGCAAACCATGAACGATGTCGAGAACAGGCGCTCGTCGTCCGTTTGGTAGATCTTGAGCAACCCCACGGCATCATTGAAAAGCCAGACGCCGTCGCCCGCCGAATACAGCATCGCGAACGAGCCGGAGAATTCGTCAAGAGGCATTTCTGCGGGGGTTTTGTATCGGGCCAGCAGGGTACGAAGCAGGGCACCCTTCGTGAGCCCTTTCCAGTGCACCGTGCCGACGTAGGCAGCAAACCCCTCCGGTTCGTCGACGGCGGCGCCGCTTCCGGGGCTTCCGTACAAATCGGGGAACCACCATGCGCTACCCCCGTCCCACTGGAAGGTGCGGGCGCCGGAAAAACCTTGGCGTTCCGCCTCCTTGGTGGCACGCGCGAAGGTCGGCTCCGTCGGCAAAGGGTCGTCGGCCGCGGCGCGAAAGGCGATCAGGAGGCTAATGATCTCCTCCTGTCTGGTCTACGTCTGCGCAAAACGATGGCGCATTTTTTCGCAGCCAATATTCCAGCGTCGTCAGGATCCACACCAGTTCGCCGTAGTACCCGGCGTGGGACAGCACCTGGCGGTGAATCTCCTTCAGGTATGCGGGCTGCAGGAAGCCTCGTTCGCCGAGGCTTCCGAATGCATCGCTCACCAGGGCCTGCAGTCCCGCATGCTGCGTCAGCCAGACGCCGAACGGCAGTCCGAAGCCGTGCTTCTGCTTGCGCAGGATTTCATCCGGCAGGAAGCCGCGCAGCGCCTCCTTGAAGAAGTACCGCAGCGCCAGTCCCTTCACCTTGTCTTCGGAGGGCAGGCGCAGGGAGAAATCGAGCAGGTCATCGTCGAGCATGGGAAACCCGACGTCGAGACCGGCCATCGCCGTCGTGCCGCAGACCTTGGGTAGGTCGGAATCGGCCAGCGTGTACTGCCAGTCGTACGCCAGCATGCGGTTGACGAGAGATCCGTTGGAAACCCGGGCATAGGTCTCGGCCTGCTCCCTGGCCGGGCCCCCGAGATCCACCTGCTGCAGGAACTCCCGCGTGAAGAGGTTCTCCGGACCGATGCGGTCGAGCAGGTTATAGGTTTCCATGCGGGCAGGCATCGGAACCTTGGCCTGCTGGATGTAGCTGCGGGCCTTTTTCACCAGGGGGATATGGGCGGCAGCCAGGTTGGCGAGGAGCAGGGGTTCCAGCACCCCGGCGCGCAGGAACCCCGGCACGCGGCCGTAGACGTCGAACACCTTTTGTTTCGCATAGCGCGAATTGCCGCCGAACAACTCGTCGCCGCCGTCGCCGGCGAGAATGCGGTCGATGCCCTCGGAGCGCGCCAGGCGCGCGCAGTAATAGCCCGGTAACGCCGACGAGTTGCCGAACGGCTGATCGAACCAGGTGGCGATGTCGGGCAGGGATCGCGCGATGTCGTCGGGTGTGACGTAGTAGCTGCGATGATCGGCGCCAAAGTGCCGGGCGGCGATGCGGGCATACTCCATCTCATCGTAGCCCTGCGCTTCGAAGCCGATGGAGTAGGCGCGCACCGGTTGCCCCGTTGTCTCCCGTAACATTCCTGTCACGGTGGAGCTGTCCGTACCGCCACTCAGGAACGAACCCACCATTCCGCCGCCCTCGGTTTCGCGCCGCACCGCGCCGCGCAGCAATCCGAGGAATTCTTCCTTGCGCTCGGCAAACGGCCGCTGTTCTTCCTGAAACTCGGGGGTCCAGTACGCGCGAACGCGGACGCCGTCGCGGTCCGCAATCACTTCCTCCGCGGCGCGCAGGCGGCGTACACCCTGGAACACGGTCTCGGGTGCGGGCAGACAGTGGAAATAGACGTAGCGCAGCAACGCTTGCGGATCGATCGCAGGAGGAGATTGCAGCGGAACTTCGTCGGCCCGCTGGGCGAAGGCGAAGCGGTTTCCCTCGGCCGCGTAACAGACCGGAATCGACCCAAACCGGTCGGTTGCGAGATACGCGCGCCCCTCCGCCAGATCGAGCGCAACGATGGAAAATCGTCCCCGGAGCAAGCCCGCCAGGCTGCGCCGGCCGCCCGACCAGTGGGCCAAAAGTGTCTTTGCCAGCCCGCCCGTCTCGTTCTCGCCGCTGGCAAGACGCGCCGCGCGGGGAATGCCGACGATGGCCACGAAGTGCCTGTCGTCCGTCGCGGTCTGCACGTTGCGGTGCTCTGCAACGAACTCCCATCCCGAGGACTCCCGTCGGGATTCTCTGGCGGCCCCGGGGCTTGGGTTGCCGAGGCGAATCCATCCCTGCGCGGGGGCGCAGCGCAGCAACGGTGGGTGGCGGGGATTCGTCGGGTGCGGAGCCGTACTGTCGGAGGCCATAGTGAAAAATATGCAAAGATGAAAATGCCTCGCCACAATAAAAAACGGCCGACGGATTCTTCACCGAAAAGGCCGTTTATGCGGTCCAATTGTAAACCGGGAGCGGCCAAGCGGCGCGGTTTCGTCAATGGCCTATGGCGGCGAATCGGCACACGGGGCCAAGAAGCATACGTCCGAGGTGGGTCTAGGACGGACGATCAACGGGTCGCCGACCGAGGGCGGCATCGATCAGGGGTGGACCATCCCTCAATCGTGGCAGTGCGCGTTCCGGAACAGCGCCTCCGTGGGGCCAGGATGCAAGCTGGGCGGAGCGAGAGTCTTCGCAGGCGGCCTAGTGCTTAGGCCGAGGTCCTCATGAAAAATACGTTTCCCGAGTAATTGTTGGCAAGAACAATTCCACGTAGTTCGGGAACATACTGGACGGAATTCATGATGCCGTTCTGCCGTGCCTGGGGCGAGGGGCCGCCGGTGGCGGGCTGGTCGATGGCGAATGTCGATGCATCGACGCGGTACAACGCGATCGATCCCGATACGGAATCGTTCAGGAAAACCAGGAAATTGTCATTTACTTCGTCGTAAACGATTCCGGGATAACCGCTCGCGGTAGAGAGGGTCGCGGTGGCCGCGCCGCTGACGGTTGCGCCGGGAACCGGCGTTCCAGTGAGATCCAGGACCTGAGGAGCGACATTGCCCCCGAAGCTGCCGACGGCGAGAATGCGATTTCGCGTCGGATCCATCGCCGCGCCTGCGTATCCTCCGAAGTTTACGTTGGAGTTGACTTCGGTCCAAGTGTTAGTGGAACTGCTCCAGTGATAGAAGGCGCCGCCGTTTTGCGAGTAGTAGATGTCGTTCGTGGTTTGATGTTTCACGCACAGACACGCAGTCCAGTCTCCGGTACCCGGAAAATTGGCGATCGGATAGCCTGTTTGATTGGGCAGATCCCATTCGTTGACGGCGAGGTCGAAGCTGAAGTTCCATCCACCTTGACCTCCGTTTCCATATGGCCACCCTGCTGGCGGGCTGGGAAGATTGTTCCAGTTCATTCCCGGGCTGTCGAGAATGATCATTCGATCGAGCGAGTCGATGAACTGGGTTGCCCAATACGTGTGGGTGGGGGACGGTCGATAGTCGAGGAAAAACTGTGTCAGGTTGACGATGTCTGGCGCAGGAGTCGGCGCGTGCAATTGGACCCACTGTGGTGTGTCCGTATTGAGTGCAAGCGCATCGACCTCGTTTCCAGCATAGTCGCCGTGTCCGCCGCAGGCGCCTAGCAAATATACCGACCCTTGGCGTTTCAGCGTCGCGCCGCACCAAGCCGTGATTTTCGAGGATGGTCCGGTAATCCCCGGGGGGTTCCCGGTTACGATTCCCAGCGAAGAGTCAAGTGCAGACAGCGCCGTATTCGGGATTTCATACCACTCCCATAGTGGAAGCGGAGATGCCCAGGCTGGCAGCGGACCGGAAGGAACCGGGACGATCGGAACATACGGTGGCGCCGACACCGAAGAAGTGCCGGGGGGCACCGCGGAGGCGCTGAACGAGGCTGTGCCCAGCACCGGTGAAGCCGAGGATCCAGGTCCTCCGCCACCGCAGCCGGTAATCGCTAGCGTTCCAAGTGAAAAGGACGCCCGCAATAAGGCCCGGCGGGCCATGTCCGGGGTGGGGCAAGAATGGGGACCGAAAGGGACGTTCATGGCAATCTTTCCTGGACTGGTGGAGCCGCTGCGTGCTGCGGCTTTCGGCCAGCTCCACCATCAAGTTACGGCACGAAGGTATAGTACGGACTCCCCAGTCCCGGGAACAGCATGTGAAAGGCCTAGCTTGCCCCGTATTTGCATCGATTCGTCTGGTCCGAATGCAGCCCTTGATGCGAAATCATTAGCATGTTTATGACAAATTGGACGTCGCGCCTGTGGCTTTCCGGTTTGGTGCTTTTTTGCGCCACCATCGGCGAGGCGCAGGGCACTTCAACGGAACTGGTCGATGGCGGAGCCTGTGGTTCGCTGCGGAACGCCTATGGACCCTACGACTATCGTACGATTCCGCCGCGATCTCTCTACTTGGTCGAGATGCGGCATTTCCCTCCGCAGGTCGAGACGTTGCAGCGAGGTTCAACGGGCACGATAGGGGCCGACCTGGATTATGCGTTGAGGGCGATACCCAATCATCCGAGGATCCTGCTTGCGATGATGCGACTCGCGCGGCGGGACCATACGGAGCAACCGTCTGGCTCCCGGTACTCCGTGCAATGCTGGTTCGATCGGGCGGTGCAGTTTGCGCCGGATGATCCCATGGTGCGGATGTTGTACGGAAACTATCTCATCGAAAAAGGGAAGCCTTCGGCGGCGTTGGAACAGCTGCGCGTCGCCGATAAACTGGCGACCGACGATGCAAACCTGCAATACAACTTGGGGTTGGCCTATTTTAAATTGAAGAAATACGATCTTGCGTCGGGCCACGCGCGCAAGGCATACGCCGCCGGATTCCCGCTGCCCGGCCTACGTGACATGTTGAGTTCCGTGGGAGAGTGGAGAGATAGGGCGCCCAACTCCCGAATCGGAAGGAAATCCGCGCAGACGCACAACTGACGCCCGGGATTCCCGATCGGGGAAGGGCGGTTACCGCGTACGTAGGATTTGTCGACTTGAATACCCCGGTGTTTCGCTTACCAAAATTACCAGTCGCCGATTGGGATGCCGTGCTGAGCGGAGGGCGTGCGCCGGTTCCGTCGGTTTCGGAATTGCCGCACGTCCATCTCACCACCAGCGGCCGTGCGGCAATTTTTCTTGCCCTGCAGGCTCTCAGGATTGGCGCCGGCGATCGCGTGCTGGTGCCCACCTACCATTGCCCGACGATGGTCAGCCCCGTCGTGGCGCTCGGTGCGAACGCGATTTTTTTCCCCATCGGCGACGACGGTGCGCCGTTGCGGTCGTGGTTCGATGACGCCGATTTGACCGGCGTGCGCGCCATGCTTGCGGCGCACTATTTCGGGTTGCCGCGCGATCTCTCGCCGGCTCGCGCGCTTTGTGATCGGCTCGGCATTGCCCTGATCGAGGACTGCGCGCATGCATTTTTTGGAAATACGCCGGGCCTCCCGATCGGAGCCACAGGCGATTTCGTGACGGCAAGCCTCACCAAGTTTTTCCCGGTCGAGGAAGGAGGCTGCATCGCATCGACCCGGCGCGCGATCCCGGATCACCTCCTGCGGCCTCGGGATCGTGCGGCGTCCGTTCGCAAGTTGTTCGATACCGTGGAAACGGCTGCGAAATATGGCCGGTTCCGCCCGCTGACGCCGCTTTTGCGTTGGGCATTTGCCGCGAAGGATCGATTGCGCGGGCGGCGCACTTCGCATACGGATGCGGAGATGCAACCAGGTTCCCATATCGCCGCATCAACGGCGACCCCCGTTCTCGACGTCGACCTGGCGCAACAGCAGCCGGCACCGGCGGTGCGTTGGATCGAGCGCCATGCCGACCGCGCGCGCATCGTCGACGGGCGGCGCCGGAACTATCTCCTTCTGGCGGAATTGTTGGGCACGGTGCGCGGTGGTCGTGCGGTCACGCCGGATTTGCCGGAGGGCGCCGTTCCGTATGTTTTTCCCTTCTGGGTCGATCATCCGGAGCGCTGTTACCAGCCGATCCGGCGTTCCGGTGTCCCCGTGTTCTGCTGGGACGTACTCTGGCCCGGCGTACCGACGATTCCCGGCGACGTGGGCTTGACCTGGTCGCCGCACGTCCTGCAGATCGGCTGTCATCAGGATCTGCGCGAGGAAGACATCCACGCCATTGCGGATCGCGTGCGAACCCTGGTGGAGAATCCCGAATGAAGCGGGTGCTGATGGTCGCGTATCACTTTCCGCCTCTGGCGGGGTCGAGCGGAATCCAGCGCAGTTTGCGCTTTGCCAGGCACTTGCCGGCAGTCGGCTGGGAGCCGCTCGTCTTGACCGCGCATCCGCAGGCCTACGAGCGCACCAGCGCCGATCTCGATGCGGAAGTGCCCCGGGATCTGACGGTCCGTCGCGCGATCGCCTTCGATACCGCCCGCCAGTTATCGTGGAAGGGCCGGTATCTTGGCGTCCTGGCGCGGCCGGACCGCTGGATGACCTGGCAGTACGATGGCGTTCGGGTCGGGATGCAGATGATTCGCCAATTCCGTCCGGATGCGATCTGGTCGACGTATCCGATCGCGACCGCCCACGTCATCGCGGCGCGCCTGCAGGCGAAGAGTGGCCTGCCCTGGGTGGCGGATTTTCGCGATCCGATGGCGCAGGACGGCTATCCCGCCGACCCGAAGACCTGGAAGCAGTTCCGCAGCATCGAAGAGACGGCGATGCGTCGTGCTTGCCGCAACGTGTTCACGACGCCCGGCGCGGCGCGCGAGTATGCGCGCCGCTATCCCGATCATGCGGACACCGTCCGCCTCATCGAGAACGGCTATGACGAGGAAAGTTTCGCGGCGGTCGAGCAGGACGCGGCTTCGATGGGTCCGCTGTGTCCCGGGCGCATGACGGTTCTGCATAGCGGCATCGTCTATCCCTCCGAACGGGATCCGACGCAATTGATGGAAGCGCTGCAGCGGCTGAAGGGTGCCGGAATTGCCGACGGATCGCGCTTGCGTCTGCGGTTCCGGGCGGCGGTGCATGATGCGCTGCTGCGCGATCTCGCCAACCGCTACGGGGTCGCGGACATGGTGGAGATCGAGCCGGCGGTCGGGTATCGCGATGCGCTCGTGGAAATGCTGCGCGCGGATGGATTGCTGGTGCTGCAGGCGTCGAACTGCAACGACCAGATTCCGGCGAAGATCTACGAATACCTCCGGGCGCGCAGGCCACTGCTGGTGCTTTCGGATCCGGTGGGCGATACGGTCCGGACGCTTCGGGATGCCGGCATCGCCGAAACGGCGCGCCTGGACGATGCGGCGGAAATCGCCGCGTTGCTGACGGGATTCCTGCACGATGAGGTCCGGCGCAGTGCGTTGTTGCCGGGCGACGCCGCGGTGCGCGGCGCCTCGCGGGAGGGGCGCACGCGGGAATTGGCGGTGGCGTTGAACGAGGCGATCGGCGCGGACCGCAAGGACTGAGGCCGTACCCTGCCGGATGTCTACGCCGCGCTTTCCGAAGGGGGGGGCGTGGCGGGATCGGCGGGCGTAGCGGTCGCGCGGCTCCGGTCTTTTATGGCCTTGATCCAGTTCCAGCGGAACCGGGTCAGGTGGTAGAGGTCGCGGGCGTTGTCGGTCCAGCGTTTGTGCCAGTCCATGATCTTGCCGAAAAACTCCACCCGGCGTATCCGGCCTTCCGTCCAGATCTGCTGGAAGGCTTCCTCCCGCATCAGGGTGGACGGCGAGTAGGCCTTGTTGACGCGCTCGTCGTATGCGGTCTTCAATACGACGAGCGTGTCGGCATTCTCGATGCAAAGGTCGAATGCAACCACTTGATCGTTGAAGGAGTATCGGTAGATACGGCCGCGTCCGGCGGCAAGAAAATTCTCGAGCATCGCTCGGTAGAACTTTCCTTGTGCGTTGTCGGGATGAATCGCCGTGCCTCCGCCGGCTTTCCAGCCGGCGCTTTCCAGCACGCCATATTCCGCGATCGCCGCCGCGACGTCGGCAGGATCCCGCAGCACTTCCAGGCGGGTCGTGATCGACTCTTCCGCGAGCTTGCGCCGCTGCTTGCGCGCGTTCTGGCGCAGGTTCTTGCCCCGCGATTCCCAGTAGGCCTCGTACGTTCCCGCGATCTCGACCCAGGCGGTCTGGATGTAAGGGGAGGGCGCCGATGCGCCGTTCGATGCCGGCATCGGGTGGACGTGCGCATCAATCTGGGTCATGCCGATGGCGAGCCAGGTCGCGGGCAATGCGCTGCCAAGGCTCGACACCGCTTCTTCCAGCGGAATGCCCTGCGCCAGCACGACCGGGCCGACAGGCAGTTGCGACGGCTGGAAGGTGTTCCAGCGCCCGAATCCCGCGGGCTCGAGAATCGCAAACCCGACCGCTCGTTCGCCCGAGCGGGCGCAGGCCAGTTGTTCCTTGCCGGTTCCAAACTGCGCGAGCAGGGGGCGAATGAAGCCGGACTCGAGAAACGGCGATGCGGGAACCGCGGTCGCGAGCCGATCCCAGTCGTCGGTATGCCGATCGAAATCCGCGATTGCCGTGAGATCCCAGCGGATGGGCAGATTTTTTTCCATGGATCGAGAATAATAGCCGACGGATATTTTACGTGGATGAACTCCATGCAATCGACCGCCTTGTTGCACGAATTGCTGCGCCATTCGGCAACGACCGCGCCCGACGCCCCCGCCCTCACCTATCAGGATCAAACCCTCCCCTACGGCGATCTGGCCGCGGCGGCGGAGCGGTTCGCGGACGGCCTGCTGCGCCTCGACGTGGCACGCGGCGAGCGCATCGGCATCTACCTGGAGAAGCGCGCCGAATTCGTGGTTGCGGCCTTCGGCGCGCTGGCGGCGGGGGCGGTGCTCGTGCCGATCAACCCGATCCTCAAGGCCGAGCAGGTCGCCTACATCCTGCGCGACTGCAACGTGCGGGTGCTGGTGACCTCGGCACCGCGGTTCGGCGGGCTTGCGTCGGTCCTGCGCGATTGTCACGACCTGCGCCATGCCGTGATCGTGGACGGCGACGGGGAAGGGCCGGGCGAAGCCGCGGTGCCGGCGATCGTGCCCTGGCAGGACATGCTTTCCGGCGGTGCTCTGCCCGGCCATCGCGTCATCGACGAAGACCTGGCGGCGATCCTCTATACCTCGGGCAGCACGGGCCGACCCAAGGGCGTGATGCTGTCGCACCGGAATATGACCACCGGCGCCAAGAGCGTTGCGCAGTACCTGGAAAACCGCGCCAGCGATACGCTGCTCGCTGCGCTGCCGCTGTCCTTCGATGCCGGCTTCAGCCAGCTCACCACGGCGTTCCACGTCGGGGCGCGGGTGGTGCTGATCAACTACCTGTTGCCCAAGGACGTACTGAACGCGGTGGTGCGGGAGCGGGTGACCGGGCTGACGGCGGTGCCCCCGCTGTGGATCCAGCTCGCCCAGTTGCGTTGGCCTGAGAGCGTGCGGGAGCATCTGCGCTACTTCGCCAACACCGGCGGGCG
This genomic window from Burkholderiales bacterium GJ-E10 contains:
- a CDS encoding putative uncharacterized protein (Fragment) → MGSFTQPIATTMASAIPYAPISSPSPALGTISFKLVSAIGGTNLPFCFGHAFREGDVPSGSVALGSGSGLNDWQCTPLTYWPDGSLKHAIIAGHINCTASTPAAVTFTTGSAPSGTPLSESDLATALGATPVTVGVGAQTITLNNLIGTAALQRTVCTGPVMSNWIYLQVVPGNAQLSVWFDVRLFNDNSVEIFPWVENGWLDPASALGTDTDYSLLFTVKVGANQVFTQTLDVCNHTRVPLVSGTATQCSYWVGTNPQFVPQHDTAYLMATKLVPNYPFGISSTTPYMFTEAYAPNSLGDVNPAMASTGYETFIGILPEWCALHLAGGADPRAYNYVIANGLASGSWSVHYRDNTTPANQIPYDVPTFIAYPNVSISWGGTPTIPSSTGNVNQTGGIPAAPDRAHQPSLAYYPWLLSARWFFLEELLFWNFWSYLRSDYATRNGNTNTGASYVLFDGQIRARGWCFRTLAQALSAVPATHSSYQSLVNSWAANMSSYRARYVDGTLSGGTWKNDLGCLGLYSGNGTGSSPYGTNGGSTTFWWDAPWMQATIIMSLGYAWDLGLPTMNDAQAKSDHQTVRDFGYSQVVGRAGPPNTAGAWDYRNFSQYVMPFSYPASSAPGTWLPNWGAAYPVYEEYGGGNFSVLPALQPGDTTIYYGTTPLASDGSSWTTSSGTCFQMVALSYAVDHGATGAATGWQRIVTSASFSNAMTGSNGYPTNPLWAIYPRNPPP
- a CDS encoding asparagine synthase produces the protein MPTEPTFARATKEAERQGFSGARTFQWDGGSAWWFPDLYGSPGSGAAVDEPEGFAAYVGTVHWKGLTKGALLRTLLARYKTPAEMPLDEFSGSFAMLYSAGDGVWLFNDAVGLLKIYQTDDERLFSTSFMVCRSALATRKVNRLRAQEYVLFGANHGLETPIRGIRIADPARATALSPSVPHTSWPVTRWRSVANLPRNRGEALELLSTAIRDDFRSMVDAYGADIGMALSGGFDSRLMLAALDGLGVEPKLYVYGAPGDIDVQIASVIAKNLGTAIECIDKGVINAGQPQFGAELLTSNLSFFDGIPVDGVFDAGADRQTRLLQVQGGRLNLNGGGGEVFRNFFYLPDRRYSASALASVFYSNWLPDAIPDADDRIRLSHAMEDGMLECLGRESGSDAARNSPLARAEVELVYSLFRLRYWMGRNNSVSARYGAFLTPLPHPKLVALTAALPMKWKNFGALEAEMIKRLSPRVASGPSAYGFEFANGPSFVHRLKAIETLARPVVLRKHSAVLRRLIRRNGSAKPPRLPAEIASILPDQDWIATAGLTHRDQFDRLHTLQAVLSEN
- a CDS encoding asparagine synthetase yields the protein MQTATDDRHFVAIVGIPRAARLASGENETGGLAKTLLAHWSGGRRSLAGLLRGRFSIVALDLAEGRAYLATDRFGSIPVCYAAEGNRFAFAQRADEVPLQSPPAIDPQALLRYVYFHCLPAPETVFQGVRRLRAAEEVIADRDGVRVRAYWTPEFQEEQRPFAERKEEFLGLLRGAVRRETEGGGMVGSFLSGGTDSSTVTGMLRETTGQPVRAYSIGFEAQGYDEMEYARIAARHFGADHRSYYVTPDDIARSLPDIATWFDQPFGNSSALPGYYCARLARSEGIDRILAGDGGDELFGGNSRYAKQKVFDVYGRVPGFLRAGVLEPLLLANLAAAHIPLVKKARSYIQQAKVPMPARMETYNLLDRIGPENLFTREFLQQVDLGGPAREQAETYARVSNGSLVNRMLAYDWQYTLADSDLPKVCGTTAMAGLDVGFPMLDDDLLDFSLRLPSEDKVKGLALRYFFKEALRGFLPDEILRKQKHGFGLPFGVWLTQHAGLQALVSDAFGSLGERGFLQPAYLKEIHRQVLSHAGYYGELVWILTTLEYWLRKNAPSFCADVDQTGGDH
- a CDS encoding nitrogenase, whose translation is MIFEDGPVIPGGFPVTIPSEESSADSAVFGISYHSHSGSGDAQAGSGPEGTGTIGTYGGADTEEVPGGTAEALNEAVPSTGEAEDPGPPPPQPVIASVPSEKDARNKARRAMSGVGQEWGPKGTFMAIFPGLVEPLRAAAFGQLHHQVTARRYSTDSPVPGTACERPSLPRICIDSSGPNAALDAKSLACL
- a CDS encoding TPR repeat protein (Precursor), with amino-acid sequence MTNWTSRLWLSGLVLFCATIGEAQGTSTELVDGGACGSLRNAYGPYDYRTIPPRSLYLVEMRHFPPQVETLQRGSTGTIGADLDYALRAIPNHPRILLAMMRLARRDHTEQPSGSRYSVQCWFDRAVQFAPDDPMVRMLYGNYLIEKGKPSAALEQLRVADKLATDDANLQYNLGLAYFKLKKYDLASGHARKAYAAGFPLPGLRDMLSSVGEWRDRAPNSRIGRKSAQTHN
- a CDS encoding long-chain-fatty-acid-CoA ligase; the encoded protein is MQSTALLHELLRHSATTAPDAPALTYQDQTLPYGDLAAAAERFADGLLRLDVARGERIGIYLEKRAEFVVAAFGALAAGAVLVPINPILKAEQVAYILRDCNVRVLVTSAPRFGGLASVLRDCHDLRHAVIVDGDGEGPGEAAVPAIVPWQDMLSGGALPGHRVIDEDLAAILYTSGSTGRPKGVMLSHRNMTTGAKSVAQYLENRASDTLLAALPLSFDAGFSQLTTAFHVGARVVLINYLLPKDVLNAVVRERVTGLTAVPPLWIQLAQLRWPESVREHLRYFANTGGRMPGETLKALRAALPGSKPYLMYGLTEAFRATYLPPEEVDRRPDSIGKAIPNAEVLVLREDGSVCADHEPGELVQRGALVGLGYWNDPDKTAERYRPLPGREAGFVRPEIAVFSGDTVRRDEEGFLYFIGRRDEMIKTSGYRVSPTEVEEGVYATELVGECAALGVAHPVLGQAIVLIATPRDGGVLDEATLLAACRTRFPAYMVPARIVVQPGPLPRNPNGKIDRKRLSEETAPVSSSADAWGQQQATPSPATAGEGGGEGIKS